One genomic region from Oncorhynchus clarkii lewisi isolate Uvic-CL-2024 chromosome 21, UVic_Ocla_1.0, whole genome shotgun sequence encodes:
- the LOC139378668 gene encoding mitochondrial 10-formyltetrahydrofolate dehydrogenase-like, producing the protein MLWTANIIIRKFSTSSNYYQNKLRLALIGQSLFGQEVYTNLRKQGHRVVGVFTVPDRDGKADPLAVVAEKDGTPVFKFPRWRVKGEPIPEVVEAYKAVGAELNVMPFCSQFIPMNVIDHPAHGSIIYHPSILPLHRGASAINWTLIQGDKKAGFSIFWADDGLDTGPILLQRVCPVEPNDTVDSLYNRFLFPEGIKAMVESVQLIADGKAPRVPQTEEGASYEGIQKKSNSKVNLAQPAEAIHNWIRGHDKVPGAWAVIDGQTVTLYGSSMLGESVPAGQPLEIEGASQPGVVTKNGLVLYGSDSKALMVNNLQFEDGKMISAAKYFSSGDTARVELTDDEKKIAEEIRDIWKGILSNVAAIEETTDFFKSGAASMDVVRLVEEIKQRCVGLQLQNEDVYMATTFQDFIQMFVRRLRGEDQEEEMVIDYATKDVNNMTVKMPWQCFINGKFEDAENGKTANTINPADGSVICKVAYASVGDVDRAVAAAKEAFEVGPWGRMNPRDRGTLLYKLADLMEEHQEELATIESIDSGAVYTLALKTHVGMSIQTFRYFAGWCDKIQGKTIPINQARPNRNLTFTKKEPLGVCAIVIPWNYPLMMLAWKSAACLAAGNTLVLKPAQVTPLSALKFAELTVKAGIPKGVINIVPGSGGMVGQRLSDHPDIRKLGFTGSTPIGKQIMKSCALSNLKKVSLELGGKSPLIIFSDCDMDKAVRMGMSSVFFNKGENCIAAGRLFVEESIHDEYIRRVLEEIKKMKVGDPLDRSTDHGPQNHKAHMDKLVEYCEVGVKEGATLVYGGKQVDRPGFFMEPTLFTDVEDHMFIAKEESFGPIMVVSKFKDGDIDGVLNRANDTEFGLASGVFTRDINKAMYVSERLDAGTVFVNTYNKTDVASPFGGFKQSGFGKDLGEDALNEYLRTKAVTVEY; encoded by the exons ATGTTGTGGACAGCGAACATAATCATTAGGAAATTCTCTACCAGCTCT aATTATTACCAAAATAAGCTGAGACTGGCTCTGATTGGCCAGAGCCTGTTTGGACAGGAAGTGTACACCAACCTACGGAAGCAGGGCCATAGGGTGGTGGGCGTGTTCACTGTGCCAGATAGGGATGGCAAGGCAGACCCTCTGG CGGTAGTGGCGGAGAAGGACGGGACGCCAGTCTTTAAGTTCCCGCGGTGGCGTGTCAAAGGGGAGCCCATCCCGGAAGTAGTGGAGGCCTACAAGGCGGTGGGGGCTGAGCTCAACGTCATGCCCTTCTGCTCCCAGTTCATCCCCATGAACGTGATCGACCACCCGGCCCACGGTTCCATCATCTACCACCCCTCCATCCTGCCCCTGCACCGCGGGGCCTCCGCCATCAactg GACTCTGATCCAAGGGGATAAGAAGGCTGGGTTCTCCATCTTCTGGGCTGATGATGGTCTGGACACCGGCCCCATCCTGCTCCAGAGAGTGTGTCCTGTGGAACCCAACGACACGGTGGACTCCCTCTACAATCGCTTCCTCTTTCCAGAGGGCATCAAGGCCATG GTGGAGTCAGTGCAGCTGATCGCTGATGGGAAGGCCCCACGAGTCCCTCAGACAGAGGAGGGGGCCAGCTACGAGGGTATCCAGAAGAAGTCCAACTCCAAG gtCAACCTCGCCCAGCCGGCAGAGGCTATCCACAACTGGATCCGTGGCCATGACAAAGTCCCCGGGGCGTGGGCGGTCATTGATGGTCAG ACTGTGACTCTGTACGGGTCGTCCATGCTGGGGGAGTCGGTGCCAGCCGGTCAGCCCCTGGAGATAGAGGGGGCGTCCCAGCCTGGTGTCGTCACCAAGAACGGCCTGGTTCTGTACGGGTCAGATAGCAAAGCG CTGATGGTGAATAACCTGCAGTTTGAGGATGGTAAGATGATCTCTGCTGCTAAGTACTTCTCTTCAGGAGACACCGCCCGCGTGGAGCTGACTGATGACGAGAAGAAGATTGCAGAGGAGATACGA GACATCTGGAAAGGCATTTTGAGCAACGTTGCTGCCATTGAGGAAACCACAGACTTCTTCAAGTCAGGAGCTGCTTCTATGGACGTGGTCAG GCTGGTGGAGGAGATCAAGCAGAGGTGTGTAGGGTTGCAGCTGCAGAATGAGGATGTGTACATGGCCACCACCTTCCAGGACTTCATCCAGATGTTTGTGAGAAGGCTGAGGGGGGAGGACCAGGAGGAGGAGATGGTCATCGACTAT GCAACTAAAGACGTCAACAACATGACGGTGAAGATGCCTTGGCAGTGTTTCATCAATGGCAAGTTTGAGGACGCAGAGAACGGCAAGACCGCCAATACCATAAACCCTGCCGATGGCTCT GTGATCTGTAAGGTAGCCTATGCGTCAGTGGGAGATGTGGACCGGGCGGTAGCAGCAGCCAAAGAGGCCTTTGAGGTTGGTCCCTGGGGCAGGATGAACCCTAGAGATCGTGGCACCCTGCTATACAA GCTGGCTGACCTGATGGAGGAGCACCAGGAGGAGTTGGCCACCATAGAGTCCATAGACTCTGGAGCTGTCTACACCCTGGCCCTGAAGACCCACGTAGGCATGTCCATCCAGACCTTCCGCTACTTCGCCGGCTGGTGCGACAAGATCCAG GGCAAGACGATACCCATTAACCAGGCCAGGCCCAATCGCAACCTGACCTTCACCAAGAAGGAACCTCTGGG TGTGTGTGCCATCGTCATTCCCTGGAACTACCCACTCATGATGCTGGCATGGAAGAGTGCCGCTTGCCTCGCTGCTGGAAACACACTGGTCCTGAAACCTGCAcag GTTACTCCTCTGTCAGCCCTGAAGTTTGCTGAGCTGACTGTGAAGGCTGGCATTCCCAAGGGAGTCATCAACATCGTACCTGGCTCAG GTGGGATGGTGGGACAGCGCTTGTCTGACCACCCTGACATCCGTAAACTGGGCTTCACAGGCTCCACCCCTATCGGCAAACAGATCATGAAAAG CTGTGCGCTGAGTAACCTGAAGAAGGTTTCTCTGGAGCTAGGAGGGAAGTCTCCACTCATCATCTTCAGCGACTGTGACATGGACAAGGCTGTGCgcatg GGTATGAGTTCTGTGTTCTTCAACAAAGGAGAGAACTGCATTGCTGCTGGACGCCTGTTCGTGGAGGAGTCCATACATGACGAGTACATCAGGAGAGTG TTGGAGGAGATAAAGAAGATGAAGGTGGGTGATCCTCTGGACCGCTCCACGGACCACGGGCCCCAGAACCACAAGGCCCACATGGATAAGCTGGTGGAGTACTGTGAGGTGGGCGTGAAGGAGGGCGCCACGCTGGTGTACGGGGGCAAACAGGTGGACAGGCCAG ggttcttcatggagcccACTCTGTTCACAGACGTGGAGGATCACATGTTCATCGCCAAAGAGGAGTCCTTTGGTCCCATAATGGTGGTGTCCAAGTTCAAAGACGG TGACATAGATGGCGTGCTAAACAGAGCCAACGACACCGAGTTCGGCCTGGCGTCCGGTGTGTTCACGCGCGACATCAACAAGGCCATGTACGTGAGCGAGAGGCTGGACGCCGGAACCGTGTTCGTCAACACTTACAACAAGACCGACGTGGCCTCGCCGTTCGGTGGTTTCAAACAGTCGGGCTTCGGTAAAGACCTTG GAGAGGATGCTCTTAACGAATACCTCAGGACCAAAGCAGTGACTGTGGAGTACTAA
- the LOC139378670 gene encoding NOP protein chaperone 1-like, protein MLNHHTTKMELNLNNKKTSSQDLLACGNGGLHDKLLLKSKGPKAGSYLQTERVPISSVMDRLQNFLPQLTQANEKLKLQMEQAPEGHYDIERVEESGKVIEMDVSLVELSSSDSDSDRESSQDNGTNSDSEEESELTEENLKLPGNSQRQIKKVHIQVLEKQLD, encoded by the exons ATGTTGAATCATCATACAACGAAAATGGAATTAAATTTGAACAACAAGAAAACAAGCTCACAAGACTTGCTCGCGTGTGGCAACGGAG GTCTTCATGACAAGCTTCTCCTCAAGTCGAAGGGGCCCAAGGCTGGCAGTTATTTGCAAACCGAGAGGGTCCCAATAAGTAGTG TTATGGACAGACTGCAGAACTTCCTACCCCAGTTGACCCAGGCCAATGAGAAGCTCAAGTTGCAGATGGAGCAGGCACCCGAGGGCCACTATGAcatagagagggtggaggagtcTGGAAAGGTCATAGAGATG GATGTGTCGCTGGTGGAGCTCAGTAGTTCGGACAGCGACTCGGACAGAGAGTCTTCACAGGACAACGGCACCAACTCAGACTCTGAGGAGGAGAGTGAGCTCACAGAGGAGAACCTCAAACTGCCTGGCAACAGCCAGAGGCAGATAAAGAAGGTTCATATCCAAGTCCTGGAGAAACAATTGGATTAG